Proteins encoded within one genomic window of Oncorhynchus tshawytscha isolate Ot180627B linkage group LG02, Otsh_v2.0, whole genome shotgun sequence:
- the LOC112217776 gene encoding amphoterin-induced protein 1-like, with protein sequence MKSKFCIVKTKIPYLKIHSTSSTMPAPDMVDGKLFGSRCAIEGVSIKGLFAFLVLSLLLPSGATTSSKSVTCHKTCLCASNIVSCSKMNLTSIPMAFPRYTAVLDLSFNQISKLKAEWTPVKLSMLHSLLLSHNGLTFLSSEAFLYVTRLRYLDLSSNGLKILEEFIFEPLEHLEVLLLYNNYISQIDRTAFSSLNSLQKLYLSQNQIQRFPLELVKERNRLEKLTLLDVSTNRLKLLPIQELQVLPAWIKNGLYFHNNPLPCSCELYSMLARWHRQELSSATDFRDDHTCLLPGTQKEKALTLELNKVHLNCSAVTILDEEAYLEQFIRLGCDTRQRYMLKSWVLPGNVQLSSGNQSSRVLSDGSLQVGPITLEDSGIYTCYAVGESFNETLYVTVLVHNATQAGGQEGMKTAYTTLVGCLASAMMVLIYLYLTPCSCICCPGQGLDKRAPGDSLHSSILSVSPTHEDTGPEGGGGEGGAFDKPPFNRHVTYLDPKGLLEQNGRLSPCGEEDEEWQEEDRGRQEQRRKSDAGSLSSVYSDTPIVV encoded by the coding sequence ATGAAGTCTAAATTCTGCATTGTGAAGACTAAGATTCCCTATCTAAAAATACATTCAACATCCTCTACCATGCCTGCACCTGACATGGTGGATGGCAAACTCTTTGGTTCCCGCTGTGCCATAGAAGGAGTGTCTATTAAGGGGCTCTTTGCCTTTCTGGTCCTGAGTCTCCTACTGCCTTCAGGAGCAACAACGAGCTCAAAATCTGTCACCTGCCACAAAACCTGTTTGTGCGCCAGCAACATCGTTAGCTGCTCCAAGATGAACCTGACCAGCATCCCCATGGCTTTTCCTCGCTACACTGCTGTGCTGGACCTTAGCTTCAACCAAATCAGTAAACTGAAAGCTGAATGGACCCCTGTCAAGCTCAGCATGCTGCACAGCCTCCTGCTCAGCCACAACGGCCTCACCTTCCTCTCTTCCGAGGCCTTCCTATATGTCACACGGTTGCGGTACCTTGACCTTTCCTCAAATGGCCTGAAAATTCTGGAGGAGTTCATCTTCGAGCCCCTGGAGCACCTGGAGGTGCTTCTGCTTTACAACAACTACATCTCCCAGATTGACCGCACTGCCTTCTCCAGCCTCAACAGCCTGCAAAAGCTCTACCTCAGTCAGAACCAGATCCAACGCTTCCCCCTGGAGCTGGTCAAAGAGAGGAATCGGCTGGAGAAGCTCACTCTGTTGGACGTGTCCACCAATCGGCTCAAACTGCTGCCCATACAGGAGCTCCAGGTCCTGCCTGCCTGGATAAAGAATGGCCTCTACTTCCACAACAACCCGCTGCCCTGCAGCTGTGAGCTGTACAGCATGCTGGCCCGCTGGCACCGCCAGGAGCTCAGCTCTGCCACTGATTTCAGAGACGACCACACCTGCCTCCTCCCAGGCACACAGAAGGAGAAGGCACTCACCCTGGAGCTGAACAAGGTCCATCTGAATTGCAGCGCAGTGACCATTTTAGACGAGGAGGCCTACCTTGAGCAGTTCATAAGACTGGGCTGTGACACTAGGCAGAGGTACATGCTGAAGAGCTGGGTCCTTCCAGGCAATGTGCAGTTGTCTTCTGGTAACCAGAGTTCCAGGGTCCTCAGCGACGGAAGCCTGCAGGTCGGCCCCATCACACTAGAGGACTCTGGGATCTACACCTGTTACGCAGTGGGGGAATCCTTCAACGAGACCCTGTATGTGACTGTGTTAGTGCACAACGCCACTCAGGCTGGAGGGCAGGAGGGCATGAAGACGGCCTACACCACATTGGTGGGCTGTCTGGCCAGTGCGATGATGGTGCtcatctacctctacctcacacCCTGCAGCTGCATCTGCTGCCCGGGCCAGGGCCTGGACAAGAGAGCCCCGGGGGACAGCCTTCACTCCTCCATCCTTAGCGTCTCTCCCACCCATGAGGACACAGGCCCGGAGGGGGGCGGAGGTGAAGGGGGTGCCTTTGACAAGCCTCCCTTTAACAGGCATGTCACCTACCTGGACCCAAAGGGCCTGCTGGAGCAGAATGGGCGACTGAGCCCATgtggggaggaggatgaggagtggcaggaggaggacagagggaggcagGAACAGAGAAGGAAGTCAGACGCAGGGTCTCTGAGCTCTGTGTACTCGGACACCCCTATTGTTGTGTGA